The following DNA comes from Corynebacterium lizhenjunii.
GCCAACATGAGGGTTCCCACGTTGGAGGACTTACCAAAAACACCGGTAGTGGTGTAGGGCTCCACGCCGTGGGACCAGGCATCAGAGACGGTCACGCCCGCCATGTCGATACTGCCGGGGACCTGGTGGACTTCCTCCGGGTGCGTGATGCCCTCTTCCAGCGTGGCAGCTGCGGTAACAATCTTGGCCACAGACCCCGGCTCGAAGGGGTGGGAAATGGAACGGTTTTCGAAATCCTTACCTTGCTTGAGCTGCTTGTCAATGTCTCCATTGGGGTCGATTGTCCCACTATTTGCCATGGCCAGCACCTCCCCAGTGGCGGCGTCAAGCACCACGGCCTCGCCAGACTTGGCCCGCGAATTAGCCACGGCCTTCTCCAGCTTCTGCTGTACAAAGGTTTGCAGGTCCAAGTCCAGGGTCAACTCAATGCGGTGGCCGTCGATGGCATCGCGCTCATCTCGCAGAGTGCCCGGGATGTGCTGGCCGTTGACGGAGACATCGCCGGTGGAGCGGCCATCGAGGCCGGACAAGAGGGCATCGGCAGCCGCTTCCAATCCAAACTGACCTGTGCCGTCCATGGAGACCTTACCCACCACATTCTCCGCAATAGCGCCGTTGGGATACTGCCGGATGGACTGGCGGTCCGGAGCCACACCATGGTAAGTGTCCGCGATTTCTTCCGCGACATCGGGGTCCACGTTGCGCACCAGAATCTCATACTGCGTATCTGCCTGCAGCTTGGCCAAAATTTCCTTGGAGTCCACGCCGTTGGTCTCGCGCCCGGCAGCCTTAATCTTCTCCGGAATCCCGCGGGCCATTTCCTTCAAGCGGCCTTCTACCCGGGCGTCCAGCTCCCGGTTAAAGTCGGCCTCGCCCCAATCAGATGGCGTGTCCTCGGCGTCGAGCTTGCGCTTTTCTTGCTCGCGGAGCTCATCGCGCAGACGCAGCGGGGACACGGTGAGGGACCGGGCATGCATGGTATACGCCAGAATCTGACCTTCGCGGTCCACGATAGCCCCACGACGTGCAGGATCCACGTACACCCGGGTGCGCTGCGCGCTAGCCTGCTGGGCCAAATCCGGGCCCCACACAATCTGCACCCACGCCAAACGCGCGCACATCACCATAACTACCGCTAACACCACGGCCAGCAGCTTAAACAGACGATCTTGCATCAGCGCGGCCTGCTGCTGCACCGGAGAGCCCTGACGGCGGCGCTGGGAGAAATCCGAAGAGAACTCCGGGGAGAATTTCGCGTCCCCACCTACGGGCGGACGCGCAGCAGGTTGGCGGCCCTGGTGCTGCAGGTGCGGCTGGGCGTGTTCGTGGGGGCGCGGCTGGGCTTGTTCCCGGCGACGGGGTTGGGCATGCTGCCGACCACGGGGCTGCCGCTGTGCCCGCGACTGCGCAGGAGTGTGCGCGCTGCGTCCCCGACGCCCGTGCGCGCCAGTGCCGCCGGCGGAGTTGTGCGGAGTCACCTGCCTAAGTCACCTGTCCTTGTATCTCTTGGCCCTGAGGCTACACATGGCTCCAGCTCGGTGCCGCGAGCCGATGCCCAGCTGGTTGATGCCCAGTTGGTTGGCACCTCTGCTGGTTCACACCTAGTTGGTTACCGGTCGGTGCGCGCAGCGTAGGGCATCTGACCGCGTCTTGCGGGATCGGGCCGGGCAATGCCTTGTTCACCCTGTGGCACCGCGTTGAGGTTGCCGGAAACATCCGCGACCTCCTTCGGATCGCTAGAGGCTTGGCCAGGACGAACCGGGGCACCATTGACATCGATAATAGATTCAGTTTCTGCGGTTGCCGGGCGGCGCTCGGCAATGTCGCCATTTTCTTGAACTTCTACAATGCCCGCCTGCACCGGCACCCCCATGGAGGCCTCGGCGGCGCGGCGTGCGACATCGGCAGAAGAGCGGACGTTTTCCAAGTCGCGGTGAAGGGTCTCTAACTGATTAGTCAGCATTGTTTCCTGCACCGACAGCTCCTGGATGTGAAAAGCCTGTTGGGTAGCCTGGCCGGAGAACCACATGGAACCACACACTCCAGCTATGAGCAGGCCCACGCCATAGGAGGCCAGCCTAAAGCGCTGCGATACCTGCCGCGCACTGCTGACGCGACGGCCGCGCTCGCTGACTACCTGGCGCGAACCCAGGCGTTGTGCCCGCTGGCCGCGCTGCGGAGTGCCCGTGTGGGAAGTTCGCCGTGGCGGCAGTCCTCGGCCCGGCGCCGAGGGCTCTTCGTAGCCGCGCTCCCGCAAGACGTCGACCTTGCTTGCGGCATAGCTCCCGGTACGGGAGATGGTCGCGGGTCGCGGTGTCGCCGAGCGCATATGCTCCGCTGGGCGCGCACCCGCAAAGGACACAGCGCGCGGCCGCTCAGCTAGGGCGGTGGTCAGCGAGTGGCCGTCGCCAAACTCGTTGCCAGAGGTGTAGTCCCTGCTTGCACCCATGCTCTGTTCCTTTCGTCCTGTTCGTCCTGCCTGTTGCCACCGGGCGCCACCGCGCCCACCACCAGGGGAGCTCATCGCGCTGCCTCCCGTGGGGCGTGAAACTCTACTTGCCCGTGCAAGCGCTCCACCGCACGCACCCTTACCGATGCCGCCCGGGGATTGTCTGCTACCTCCTCCGCGCTAGCCTTCTCTGCCCCGCGGGTGATCACCTTAAATGCGGCCGCCGTGCCGGGGAGGTCCATGGGCAAACCAGCCGGAGTGGTCGATGTCGACAGCTGCTTGAAAGCAGCCTTGACTATGCGGTCCTCAAGGGACTGATAGCTCATAAACACCGCCCGACCCCCGGGTGCTAGGGCGTCCGTTATCACCGGTAGCACCTGCTCTATAGCCTCTAGCTCCCGGTTGACCTCCACGCGCAATGCCTGGAACGTCCGCTTAGCAGGGTGTCCCCCGCTGCGACGTGTTGCTGCTGGGATCGTGGCATAGAGCAGCTCCACCAAACGGGCAGAGGACTCAAACGGTTCCACTTCCCTGGCTTTGAGAATTGCCGAGGCAATCTTGCCAGCAAAACGCTCATCTCCGTATTGCTTCAGGATGCGCGCCAGTTCCCCATGCGAGTAGGTGTTAAGGATGTCTGCTGCCGTCAGCGTCTGACTGGGATCCATTCGCATGTCCAGGGGAGCATCTGTCCGGTAGGCAAAGCCGCGCTCAAGCTGGTCCAACTGCATAGAAGACACACCCAGGTCAAACAGAGCCCCGGCCACGCCGTGCGTGCGCGCAAGCTCGAAGATGTCGCCCTCGCCGGTCGCGATAGCCGCGCCAACCTCGTCAAAGCGGCGCCCCACGGCCACAAAGCGCGGCGCCCAAGGGGTCAACCGCTGGCTCGCCTGCTCCAAGGAGCGCGAGTCCCGGTCCACACCAATAACCTTGGCCTTTGGGAAGGTGCGCAGGAAGTACTCCGTGTGCCCACCCGCACCCAGGGTGCCATCGACAATGACAGCATTCTCTCCCGCAGCCTCCACAGCAGGGGCTAGCAGCTGGGCCATGCGCTCACGCATAACCGGCACGTGACCGTGATTCGCCGCTACATCAAACGCGGTGTCCTCGTGTGTCATGTGCACCCCCTTTTGGGTAGAGCTCTGCGGATTCTGACCTCCCATACCAGCCCTTAGCTCAGCTAAGCCCAAGTCTGGGACAAATAAAGTGCGTATAGGGCCCTGTCCGAGGCAGGTTTCTGATATCGGGGAAGTACACCAGAGCATCCACCTCGGGCAGAGTCCATACACGCACTCGCGCTATAGAGTTTTAAAGCCACTTACAGCAGGCCAGCCAATACATCATCAGCATTGCCAGCCGAGTACGCGTCTTCAGTCTCAGCCTGGTACTCAGCCCACCGGGCTGCGTCCCAGATTTCCAAGAAGTCCACCGAACCGATGACAACACACTCCTTGCTCAGACCCGCATATTCGCGGTGCCCTGCAGACAAGGTGATGCGCCCATGACTATCGGGCCGCTGCTCGTCCGCACTCGCTGCGAGGTTACGGATAAACGCACGTGCCTCCGGGTTGGTGCGTGATACTGCCGCAGCCTTGCGGGCTCGCGCCGCGAACTCCTCCCGCGGATATACCGCCAAAGAGTGGTCCTGGCCCTTAGTCACCATCAACCCGCCAGCTAGTTCCTCACGGAACTTGGCTGGAAGAGTCAAACGTCCTTTGTCATCAAGCTTGGGAGTGTAGGTTCCCAGAAACATCCCGGGCCCACCTTCCTGACAGCTTGAGTTCGCCGGTCTCTTGTCAGCCGAGAAACAGAGGGGCACATACTCCCCTATCTCTCCACTGCGCCCCACTCTACCCCACTTCCACCCACTAAATACAGTCACGCGCCCGAAATTTTTCTCACCAGACCCAGAAACCCAAGGTCATGGTCATATTTTTTCGTGGGAGACCCTCCCATTCACACTCCATTTACCCCCACCATGACACCGTTAACACCAACCCCTTCAATCCCTCTAAGACCCACCAGCACGTCCCATACAGCCCGCACCACGCCACCGCGCCCCAATCACCTCCACTGCGACACCCTTTTGGCCCCACAGTGGGGCAAAGTGGGGAATCGGGTCCCGGGTGGGGCAAAGTGGGACCCGTCTCCCGCACCCCGCCACCCCAGAACTACCCGGGTCGCCACCTCAACACCCCAGGGCCATTCCGCCGCCCGGACCCGAAAACAAGTAATGGCCACCCGCACTGCGGATGACCATTAACTAAACAACCTTTACTGGGCACCAACCGTCGCTGCCTGAGCCGACCCACCCTGGTAAGGCCAAAGCCCCTTAACGACAATTGAGACTTAGTTACCCTCAAAGCGACGCCGGAAACTATCTTCCAAGTTGGAATTCGCCTTGGACTCTGACCGCGGCGCCCGCTGGCGCTTCGGTGCCGAGCCGGTGGCGGACACTGCCCCACCACCACGCAGCATCCATACCCCGGCACCGAACATCAGCAAGAAGCCCGCAATCGATAGCGTGACAAACCACAGCGACTGCTGTGCCAAGGCCACACCGCCAAGGAGAAGAAGAATACCGACCACCACCAAGGCCACGCCGCGCAAGTTCACTTGCGCGGCACCCGGGCCGGTGCCGGAGCCATGCCCCTGAGCCACGGCCGAGCCAAATTGCGGATCCTCAGCCAGCAGGGACTGCTCAATCTCTCGAAGAGCGCGCATTTCTTGCTCTGACAGTGACACGGGGCAACCTCCAGCGGTTAATGCTCCCCACCGAGACAATCAGGGGAACTGTAGACATTGTTCTAATTCTAATAACGCCCACTGTAGTCTTTTAGTTCCCGACTGAGCCTATATTAAGGCAACACTGTTGGACACAACACCCCCGCAGCGGACGAGCATTTAGGCCGCCCCGGCAAATTCAAGAGTATCTGTACCATCAACGCGTGCCAGGAAATCTCCGGCCAAAGCGATAAGCTCCAGTACAAGCTGGGCTTCTACGCAGTCATCCAAGCCACTCATCACTCGGGAGCGCGTAGTGCCATAAGCCCGGAAACGTTGCGCCCAGCCCTTCGCTTCGGCACCCACTAACGCCAGACGGTCCCACGCAGAGCTAGGCAGACGCTTGCGTTTAGCCACGGGGCTATCAGCCACCCAGGCACCCGCGGTTCGCAGCCCTGCCTGGTAGGCAAACTCTAGAGCCTGCGGCCAATCGCCTGCCGCAGCCTCCCGCCGCGCCTGAAACAACAAACCATGGGCTTGCGAGAGGAAGCGCTGCCGCTTAACAACCTGACCACGACCCATAAACTGTGCATTTGCGGAAATTACCTGTGCCATAATCTGGCTCCTTTCTGCCCTGGATGCTCCAGAAATAACGTTGTTCTTTACTAGTGATGTGAACTCTACTGCCCACCATGGACACTAAAGTCCAGTTTAGTCTATGTGTTCTATTTTCGCAATGGTTCCCGCAGAACACACGCCCCAGCACCGCACACAGTCCACCCCACATAAACCCGCGATGAATACCGCGGGGCCGTCCGCTAAACTCAGGCCCATGCACCTGCGCCACCTGCATCCCGCCGAGTTCAGCACTTGGGCCCCCACATTGGTCGAGATCTACATAGACGCCATGGGCTACGACCCGACAGTGAGCCCGCAACGGGTACGCACCTGGCGCCGCGACAGCACGGAGGTCGGCTTTCACGCCGTCGCAGCAGAAGATGAGTACGGCGTCCACGGTATTGCTTATGGTTTTCTCGGCGGCTCGCACACGTGGTGGGACCAACAGCTTCGTCGGGGCATTCGCCAACGCAATCGACAGCCCGGCCAGGCGGTTGGGGAGCTAAAACCTGAGGATCTAGAGCTGGTACGCAACTATTTTGAAATCGCCGAAATCCATGTGCACCCACGGTGCCAAGGCCGGGGTATCGGCACGCTTTTGCTGCGGGAGCTGGTCCATCTGGCGCCGGCACGCTTTGCCCTGCTCTCCACCCCGGAGGTCCCAGACGAAGATAATGGCGCTTTCCGGCTCTACCGCGCGCATGGTTTCTCTGACGTGCTGCGTAACTTCGCCTACCCCGGCGATGAGCGCCGGTTTGCGGTCCTGGCCGCGCAGCTGCCTTTGCGCCCTCCCGCCTGACCGTCTGTCCGACTGCTCCCCACAGAGGCCTAGGCGATTATGTCCAGGCAGGGCTGTATTCTTAATCCTTGTGAAGAACTCTGAGGCCTCTTTCCCCACCACGCCCTCCGCGCCGTCTGCCGCTGCAGCCCAGAAGGCACCCGAGCTTGCCGATGCCCTCCCCACCTTCGCCCAACTTCCCAGCGCCGTGCGTTCCCAGTTAGAGCTATTCATGCAGGCCCGGCGCGCGGACATCGCTGCGATTGGCGCCCCGGTTAGCGACGCGGTCGGCTACCTGGAGTCATTCGTGCTGGGAGGAGGCAAGCGGATTCGCCCGCTGTATGCCTGGGCTGGGTTTCTAGGCGGCGGGGGCCTCGAGCGGGGTGAGGAAGACCCCGCCGCGATGTTGCGTGCGGCCAGTTCGCTGGAGTTTATCCAGGCGTGTGCGCTCATCCATGACGATATTGCGGATGCCTCGGATACCCGCCGGGGTTTTCCCACGGTGCACCGGGCGCTGGAGTCACAGCATCGGGAGCAGCAGTGGTCTGGGGATGCCGCGCATTATGGCCAGTCCGCTGCGGTTCTGGTTGGCGACTTGGCGTTGGTGTGGGCAGAGGACATGTTCCAGGATTCAGGTTTGAGTGCCGCTGCCCATGCCCGGGCGCGTGCACCGTGGCGCGGGATGCGCACAGAGGTCATTGGTGGCCAATTGCTCGACATCAATCTGGAGGCTACTGCCTGCGAGTCGGTCGAGTTGGCTGATAGTGTCAATCGTTTCAAGACTGCTGCCTATACCATTGAGCGCCCGCTGCATATTGGCGCCGCTATTGCCGGTGCGACCAATAAGCTCATTGCGGCTTTCCGCGGCTACGGCCGCGACATCGGCATTGCCTACCAGCTGCGCGATGACGAGCTGGGAGTTTTTGGTGACCCGTCCGTTACTGGGAAGCCCGCCGGCGATGATCTGCGTGAGGGCAAGCGCACCGTGCTGTTGTCGCTAGCGCTCCAGCGTGCCGATGCCCAAGACCCCGCCGCCGCCGCCACCCTTCGCCGACTAGTGGGAGCCACCGATGACCCGGCGGACATCGCCCGCATGGCTACCATCATCGCCGACTCGGGTGCCCGTGAAGACCTCGAAGCGCGCATCGAGGCCCTCCGTAATTCCGGGCTACAGCACTTGCGCTCAGCGCAGGTTTCCGCAGAAGTCCTTGACATGCTCGAGTCGCTAGCCCTGACCTCTACCGCCCGCAAGGCTTAACCCCGTTTGGCCATGAGTATCACTTCCACCCGCTCCACAGCCCGCTCCACAGCCCACAGCGCAGCATCCAAGCTGCCTTCCTGGTTCTTTAACCCCCTGATCGTTGGCACGCTTGCCTCCGTGGTGCTTTTCTGCGCGTCTTTTGGTGGCGGGGCCACCCGCAACCGCGGCGGCACGCTGGAAGCCTTGGGATTGTCCTTTATTTCCTTTGGCCACGGCCGCAATGTGTCCATGTGGCTGTATTGGGTGGGAATCTTTGGCCTGGTGTGGGCCTGGGTACTGGCGGGACGCACGCTTGCCCTACCTGCATGGCGCGCAAAGGCCCGCACGGCAAACAGTGAGCAAACGGGGGCATCGGCAAGCTCTGCACACGCCTTTGCGCAGATGCGAAGGGCCTTGGTGTGGTGGCTTGTCCCGCTGCTGGGGGCAGCTCCCCTGGCCTCCCGGGACGTCTACTCCTACCTGATGCAAGGCGCCATGCTGCGCGATGGCTTCGACCCCTACACCCAGGGCGCAGCCGCGAATCCCGGGCCGTTTTTGCTAGAAGTTTCCCATGATTGGCGCAACACCACCACCCCTTATGGTCCACTGCATCTGTGGACTGGGGAGCTGATTACCAGACTGGTCGGCGATAATGTGGCGCTGGGAATTCTCGCATACAAGATGGTCTCAGTCCTAGGCTTTGCCGCGATTGCCTACGGCGTGGTGCTCATTGCGCGCTCGTTGGGAACCTCACCGACCTTCGCCCTATGGCTGGGCGTGGCTAACCCGGTCATGATCATCCACATGGTGGGCGGAATGCATAACGAGTCCGTCATGGTGGGGCTGGTGTCTCTGGGCCTAGCTTTGGTGCTGCGACGACAGGCGGTGCTGGGCATCGGCCTGATTGCTCTGGCGACATCGCTAAAGGTCACAGCGTTTTTGGCCATGCCGTTTGTGTTGTGGATTATCTGCCATCACTACAGTCCGCGCCCGCAATCTTCCTGGGTGCGACGCAGTGGTGTTTTCCTAGGTGGTGGGCTGCTAATCCTCGCGGAAACCATTGCCGTTATCGCGGCGGTGACCTGGGCCTCCGGGTCGTCTTGGGGCTGGCTATCTGAGATTACCGGCAACTCCAAGGTCATCAACCCCCTGGCCGGGCCCACGCTGCTCAGCGACGTACTCACTCCCCTGCTGCAGCTCTTTAGCACCGACATCACCTATAACGCGGTGCTCTCCGTTACCCGCACCGTGTCCATGGCCATCATGCTGCTGGGACTGGTAGCGGTGTGGTGCGTATCCTTCCGCTCCATCCGGACCGCGCTCTACGGGGCTGCGGGGGCCTACCAGGTGGCATTTGTGTTTAACTCGGTGACCTTGCCGTGGTACTACGCCTCCGTGCTTTCCCTGGTAGGCGCGGCCCAGCCACCGCTGTGGGTGCTCAAGATTGCCACCGGAGCGTCCATCGTGGTTGCAACAGGCTTTTCCGGCGACGGCAACCATCAGTTCTACACCTGGTGGTGGATACTCACCGCCGTGGCCGTGGCCTGGTGGGCTACCCAGTGGACTTATGCTGAGGCTACCGAGTCCACGGAGGCTACCCAAATCAGAATTTAGAAAGCCGCCGCCTGGGCGCGGCGAATAACTTCACGGGCGAGGTGGCCGTGGAGGGCGTCGATGGGGCGGCCAGGCAGGGAGTCGTCTTCGCTAAACAGGTAGGCGAAGATCTCGGCGTCGCTGTAGCCGCCGTCGGAAAGCACCGTGATGCACCCGGAGACGTACTTGGACACGGCGTCCTTGTCGTTAAACCTGACTTGGCTCATCAGGGTGTGATTAAATTAACCCTTGACACGTAGGCCTGCAGTTTTGGTCTTGCGGGGTCGGGTTTTTCCGCACTAAGGGGGTAGGGGGCGGGGTTGGTTGTAATGTGATTTTTGTGAGCCCGTATATTCGTACCGTTACCACCGCCTCAGGTGCTACTGCTGTGCAGGTGGTGTTAGAAGAACGTGCAGGTAAAAAGGCGATGAAGCATATCGGCTCTGCCCACGATGACTATGAGCTAGCGTTGTTGAAAGCTGAAGCTCAACGCGTGATTGATGGGGATCAACTCTGCCTCGATTTAGGGCTTGACGATAGGAATGCGCCTGCAGGTAGTGGGTCGAAAGACAATCCGTTACCGGTGAGTTCCCAAAAGGCTGGTGTCCTTTTAGAGTGCATTGACTCGTGCTACCAGCGGCTTGGATTTGATGTTGCCACTGGTGGCGACCAGGTTTTTGCCAATCTAGTTCGCGCGCGGATTATTCAGCCAGGTTCCAAGCTGGATTCGATTGAGACTTTGGCCGAAGTTGGCGTGGTAAGTGCCACTTATGCCACAATCAAACGGCATTTAGCCAGCTACGCTACAGAGTCATTTCGTGAGATTTTGTCTCAAGCCTTAGCTCGCCATGCTGGTATCGGTGCAGGAAGCTTCGTCTTATACGACGTGACCACGCTGTATTTCGAAACTGATACTCCAGATGACCTGCGTAAATCCGGCTTTTCGAAAGAACGCCGAGTCGAACCTCAAATCCTGGTAGGCCTGCTAACCGATGCCACGGGCTTCCCACTACATATCGGGGCCTATGAAGGCAACAAAGCCGAAACGCACACGTTGTTACCGATGATCCGGGCTTTTCAGTCTGCGTACAATCTCGACCGCGTCACGATTGTTGCTGATGCGGGCATGTTTTCAGCCGAGAACAAGACAGCTATCGTTGAGGCGGGGCTAGATTACATCCTTTCTACCAAAGTCCCCTCCCTGCCTGAGGTGATCACCCAGTGGAAACAGGAACATCCTGGCCAGGACTACACTCACGGGCAAATATGGTCCCAGCCTTCCTACACAGATCGACGCCATGCCACAACAGGCAAGCCGGATTCTGTTACTCACTTTCACTACTCCTACGATCGGGCTCGACGAACAGTGCGCGGCATCGACGAGCAGCTAGCCAAGGCTGCCCGAGCAGTAGAAGGCAAAGTAGCGATCAAACGTAATCGATACATAGATCTCAAAGCCCCAAATAAAAAGGTCAACTACGAACTGGCCACCAAACATAGGGCCTTAGCTGGGATTAAAGGCTACGAAACGACGCTCACATCGATGCCCGCACCCGAGGTGCTCCGCGCCTACAGACATCTGCTCAACATTGAAAAATCGTTCCGAATGTCAAAGTCCGATCTCAAAGCCCGCCCGATCTACGCGCGAACCGAAGACTCTATAAACGCCCACCTCAACATCGTCATGGCCGCTCTAGCAATCAGTCAGATGATGGAAACGGCCACAGGCAAAAGCATCAAACGCCTGGTACGAACCCTGAAAAAATACCGAACCTTCGAACTCAAACTCAACGGCACCACCATCCACGCCGCCACACCACTGCCCCCTGACGTCCAACAACTCCTCAACGCCATCACCCAAGCCTGACTTCCGCACTAAAATGAGCCAAGTCGGGTACCGAGTCCACGGAGGCTACCCAAATCAGAATTTAGAAAGCCGCCGCCTGGGCGCGGCGAATAACTTCACGGGCGAGGTGGCCGTGGAGGGCGTCGATGGGGCGGCCAGGCAGGGAGTCGTCTTCGCTAAACAGGTAGGCGAAGATCTCGGCGTCGCTGTAGCCGCCGTCGGAAAGCACCGTGATGCACCCGGAGACGTACTTGGACACGGCGTCCTTGTCGTTAAAAAACGCCGCCGGCACCTGGCGGATGCCCGCAGCATTACGCCAGGCCAGAATCTTACGGGCATGCAACAAGTCATGCACGCGGGTTACAGCAATGCCCAGCTTGGCTGCCACGTCCGGCAGGGTCAGCATCTCCTCGTTGGCCAGGAGTTCATTCACATCAGGAGTGTATGGAGCTTGGTTCGTCACAGACACCACCATAGACGGTGTGGCTAGCTGCGGGTGCATCAGCCATACTAGATGCCATGACTTCTTTGGCCGTGGGCGATATTATCGATAACCGCTACCGCATTGATAGACCAGTGGCGCGCGGCGGCATGTCAACGGTGTACCGCTGCGTGGACTTGCGCCTGGGGCGCGCCGTGGCCGCCAAGGTCCTCCATGATCACTTAAGCGCTGACCCGGTCTTTGTGCAACGCTTCCGCCGC
Coding sequences within:
- a CDS encoding DUF3040 domain-containing protein; this translates as MSLSEQEMRALREIEQSLLAEDPQFGSAVAQGHGSGTGPGAAQVNLRGVALVVVGILLLLGGVALAQQSLWFVTLSIAGFLLMFGAGVWMLRGGGAVSATGSAPKRQRAPRSESKANSNLEDSFRRRFEGN
- the mraZ gene encoding division/cell wall cluster transcriptional repressor MraZ, whose amino-acid sequence is MFLGTYTPKLDDKGRLTLPAKFREELAGGLMVTKGQDHSLAVYPREEFAARARKAAAVSRTNPEARAFIRNLAASADEQRPDSHGRITLSAGHREYAGLSKECVVIGSVDFLEIWDAARWAEYQAETEDAYSAGNADDVLAGLL
- a CDS encoding IS1634 family transposase is translated as MSPYIRTVTTASGATAVQVVLEERAGKKAMKHIGSAHDDYELALLKAEAQRVIDGDQLCLDLGLDDRNAPAGSGSKDNPLPVSSQKAGVLLECIDSCYQRLGFDVATGGDQVFANLVRARIIQPGSKLDSIETLAEVGVVSATYATIKRHLASYATESFREILSQALARHAGIGAGSFVLYDVTTLYFETDTPDDLRKSGFSKERRVEPQILVGLLTDATGFPLHIGAYEGNKAETHTLLPMIRAFQSAYNLDRVTIVADAGMFSAENKTAIVEAGLDYILSTKVPSLPEVITQWKQEHPGQDYTHGQIWSQPSYTDRRHATTGKPDSVTHFHYSYDRARRTVRGIDEQLAKAARAVEGKVAIKRNRYIDLKAPNKKVNYELATKHRALAGIKGYETTLTSMPAPEVLRAYRHLLNIEKSFRMSKSDLKARPIYARTEDSINAHLNIVMAALAISQMMETATGKSIKRLVRTLKKYRTFELKLNGTTIHAATPLPPDVQQLLNAITQA
- a CDS encoding Rv2175c family DNA-binding protein: MVVSVTNQAPYTPDVNELLANEEMLTLPDVAAKLGIAVTRVHDLLHARKILAWRNAAGIRQVPAAFFNDKDAVSKYVSGCITVLSDGGYSDAEIFAYLFSEDDSLPGRPIDALHGHLAREVIRRAQAAAF
- a CDS encoding polyprenyl synthetase family protein; translation: MKNSEASFPTTPSAPSAAAAQKAPELADALPTFAQLPSAVRSQLELFMQARRADIAAIGAPVSDAVGYLESFVLGGGKRIRPLYAWAGFLGGGGLERGEEDPAAMLRAASSLEFIQACALIHDDIADASDTRRGFPTVHRALESQHREQQWSGDAAHYGQSAAVLVGDLALVWAEDMFQDSGLSAAAHARARAPWRGMRTEVIGGQLLDINLEATACESVELADSVNRFKTAAYTIERPLHIGAAIAGATNKLIAAFRGYGRDIGIAYQLRDDELGVFGDPSVTGKPAGDDLREGKRTVLLSLALQRADAQDPAAAATLRRLVGATDDPADIARMATIIADSGAREDLEARIEALRNSGLQHLRSAQVSAEVLDMLESLALTSTARKA
- a CDS encoding GNAT family N-acetyltransferase, which translates into the protein MHLRHLHPAEFSTWAPTLVEIYIDAMGYDPTVSPQRVRTWRRDSTEVGFHAVAAEDEYGVHGIAYGFLGGSHTWWDQQLRRGIRQRNRQPGQAVGELKPEDLELVRNYFEIAEIHVHPRCQGRGIGTLLLRELVHLAPARFALLSTPEVPDEDNGAFRLYRAHGFSDVLRNFAYPGDERRFAVLAAQLPLRPPA
- the rsmH gene encoding 16S rRNA (cytosine(1402)-N(4))-methyltransferase RsmH → MTHEDTAFDVAANHGHVPVMRERMAQLLAPAVEAAGENAVIVDGTLGAGGHTEYFLRTFPKAKVIGVDRDSRSLEQASQRLTPWAPRFVAVGRRFDEVGAAIATGEGDIFELARTHGVAGALFDLGVSSMQLDQLERGFAYRTDAPLDMRMDPSQTLTAADILNTYSHGELARILKQYGDERFAGKIASAILKAREVEPFESSARLVELLYATIPAATRRSGGHPAKRTFQALRVEVNRELEAIEQVLPVITDALAPGGRAVFMSYQSLEDRIVKAAFKQLSTSTTPAGLPMDLPGTAAAFKVITRGAEKASAEEVADNPRAASVRVRAVERLHGQVEFHAPREAAR
- a CDS encoding alpha-(1->6)-mannopyranosyltransferase A, giving the protein MSITSTRSTARSTAHSAASKLPSWFFNPLIVGTLASVVLFCASFGGGATRNRGGTLEALGLSFISFGHGRNVSMWLYWVGIFGLVWAWVLAGRTLALPAWRAKARTANSEQTGASASSAHAFAQMRRALVWWLVPLLGAAPLASRDVYSYLMQGAMLRDGFDPYTQGAAANPGPFLLEVSHDWRNTTTPYGPLHLWTGELITRLVGDNVALGILAYKMVSVLGFAAIAYGVVLIARSLGTSPTFALWLGVANPVMIIHMVGGMHNESVMVGLVSLGLALVLRRQAVLGIGLIALATSLKVTAFLAMPFVLWIICHHYSPRPQSSWVRRSGVFLGGGLLILAETIAVIAAVTWASGSSWGWLSEITGNSKVINPLAGPTLLSDVLTPLLQLFSTDITYNAVLSVTRTVSMAIMLLGLVAVWCVSFRSIRTALYGAAGAYQVAFVFNSVTLPWYYASVLSLVGAAQPPLWVLKIATGASIVVATGFSGDGNHQFYTWWWILTAVAVAWWATQWTYAEATESTEATQIRI
- a CDS encoding peptidoglycan D,D-transpeptidase FtsI family protein, with translation MQDRLFKLLAVVLAVVMVMCARLAWVQIVWGPDLAQQASAQRTRVYVDPARRGAIVDREGQILAYTMHARSLTVSPLRLRDELREQEKRKLDAEDTPSDWGEADFNRELDARVEGRLKEMARGIPEKIKAAGRETNGVDSKEILAKLQADTQYEILVRNVDPDVAEEIADTYHGVAPDRQSIRQYPNGAIAENVVGKVSMDGTGQFGLEAAADALLSGLDGRSTGDVSVNGQHIPGTLRDERDAIDGHRIELTLDLDLQTFVQQKLEKAVANSRAKSGEAVVLDAATGEVLAMANSGTIDPNGDIDKQLKQGKDFENRSISHPFEPGSVAKIVTAAATLEEGITHPEEVHQVPGSIDMAGVTVSDAWSHGVEPYTTTGVFGKSSNVGTLMLAEKLGQDKYAEYLNAFGLGRVTGVELPNESAGIVPDKSQWSGGTFANLPIGQGMSWTALQMASVYQTLANGGERIEPRIITSVTDAAGQKLDIDPPARTRVVSPETAAQVVNMFRAVFQADPAGINNGTAGGNSIEGYQLSGKTGTAQQVDKNTGAYSNSNYWITFAGIAPADDPRFVVAIMLDNPQSGVNDDGSGGQSAAPVFRDIAQWLIDRDNIPTSPPADHLVLRAE
- a CDS encoding SAV_6107 family HEPN domain-containing protein encodes the protein MAQVISANAQFMGRGQVVKRQRFLSQAHGLLFQARREAAAGDWPQALEFAYQAGLRTAGAWVADSPVAKRKRLPSSAWDRLALVGAEAKGWAQRFRAYGTTRSRVMSGLDDCVEAQLVLELIALAGDFLARVDGTDTLEFAGAA